One window of Oncorhynchus masou masou isolate Uvic2021 chromosome 28, UVic_Omas_1.1, whole genome shotgun sequence genomic DNA carries:
- the LOC135517806 gene encoding ankyrin repeat and LEM domain-containing protein 2-like, with the protein MEEVMSRLQTLNPDQLRQEIIGAGLKCGPLTTTTRAIFERKLARTLLEKQGGDGGVTGGGSTSNAESNRPLTDTVEADHTLELKSPAEECKETEELDEPEFPLVYYGVCPHWEESVVTDDKVHVYVDRKKALRAMMTMKESRFKSFSTREEAEKFSKGINEHCPAVASTTAPDGPQGALQPVVHTGSPTASGTLPVNLERANEFRSPRTQDLTAKLRKAVEKGDKEAFSKLVWANPRYLIGSGDNPTIVHEGCHYNVLHVAAKENQSGMVQLLLDTLESPDFMRLMYPDDQEAMLHQRIRYLVDLYLNTPDKASNETPLHFACKFGCPDVVNVLCSHPATDKHRQNKYNQKPSTVICERKNKTSDIKKKIKEYLEERCYVPLLRDTDNSFQPVIGLPWSPSPLEVDFHSLGSGVAGSPIDPVMTVRAYVGPLSPSKADEFHRLWRTPPRDRAEYFHRILKSDPDRGAERVGREIAHGMGHPWAEYWDFLQSFTDLSTEEGWKRLEEYLDKKDRSELPRDEYGRTEETGGGFKTSTPSKEEQKNHQSHALSNHILNDKTSAPVENSSQSPVCNLLPEFERASLKVASGTVEDSEKACLAPSVPWREGLDLGDGSFWRTWERSRGKRQVEELSNPSSEEYLTADEGSDSEGPDGLRDGGDRRRDSGSSSASYKSTEGDTAKDTILMTDTPTRRRQELFMDGEFPTKLDSEVLSAMNNMEIDLERYPCITKWKTTILAYPSSQRLRWPSPKRRSLTGTPNCSPSRLSFHSPGPNTQSCYSQTILCRTLFHSPT; encoded by the exons ATGGAGGAAGTCATGAGCAGGCTGCAGACCCTGAACCCAGATCAGCTACGACAGGAGATTATCGGGGCAGGGCTGAAGTGTGGCCCCCTTACCACCACTACAAGAGCCATCTTTGAGAGGAAGCTGGCCAGAACCCTCCTGGAAAAgcagggaggggatggaggggtgaCTGGTGGAGGTAGTACCTCCAATGCAGAGTCTAATAGACCcttaacagatacagtagaagCAGACCACACCCTGGAACTCAAATCACCAGCAGAGGAGTGCAAAGAGACAGAGGAATTGGATGAACCAGAATTTCCCCTTGTTTACTATGGTGTATGTCCTCATTGGGAGGAGTCAGTGGTCACTGATG ACAAAGTACATGTATATGTGGACAGGAAGAAAGCTCTGAGAGCCATGATGACAATGAAAGAGTCCAGGTTTAAGTCCTTCTCAACACGAGAGGAAGCTGAGAAATTCTCAAAAGGCATCAATGAACATTGCCCAGCTGTAGCCAGCACAACTGCACCAGACGGGCCCCAGGGAGCACTGCAACCTGTAGTCCACACAG GAAGCCCTACCGCATCAGGGACTTTACCTGTGAACCTGGAGAGGGCTAATGAATTCCGCAGCCCCCGCACCCAGGACCTGACAGCCAAGCTGAGAAAGGCAGTAGAGAAGGGAGACAAGGAAGCCTTCAGCAAGCTGGTCTGGGCCAACCCACGCTACCTCATCGGATCTGGAGACAACCCCACCATCGTGCAT GAAGGATGCCATTATAATGTCCTGCATGTGGCGGCCAAAGAGAACCAGTCAGGGATGGTCCAGCTCCTCCTGGACACTCTGGAGAGCCCAGACTTCATGAGACTCATGTATCCCGACGACCAGGAGGCCATGTTACACCAACGCATCCGCTACCTCGTTGACCTgtacctcaacacacctgacaaAGCA AGCAATGAAACTCCTCTTCACTTTGCCTGTAAGTTTGGCTGTCCAGACGTGGTCAACGTGCTGTGTTCTCATCCGGCCACTGATAAACACCGGCAGAACAAGTACAACCAGAAACCCTCTACT GTGATATGTGAGAGGAAAAACAAAACCTCTGACATAAAGAAGAAGATCAAGGAATATTTGGAGG AACGGTGCTATGTTCCCTTGCTGAGAGATACAGACAACAGCTTCCAGCCTGTGATTGGTTTGCCATGGTCTCCAAGCCCACTGGAGGTGGATTTTCATTCGCTGGGATCAGGAGTGGCTGGGAGTCCCATAGACCCAGTCATGACTGTGAGAGCGTATGTGGGTCCCCTCAGTCCTTCAAAG GCAGATGAGTTCCATAGACTATGGAGAACTCCACCCAGGGATCGAGCAGAGTATTTCCACCGTATTCTCAAATCTGACCCTGACAGGGGTGCAGAGCGTGTGGGGAG GGAGATTGCACATGGAATGGGGCATCCTTGGGCAGAGTACTGGGACTTCCTTCAGAGCTTCACTGACCTGTCTacagaggagggatggaagaggctGGAAGAGTATCTGGATAAGAAGGACCGAAGTGAGCTTCCCCGAGATGAAtatgggaggacagaggagaccgGTGGTGGATTTAAAACATCAACACCCTCCAAAG AGGAGCAGAAAAACCACCAGAGCCATGCCCTGTCTAACCACATCCTGAATGACAAGACCTCCGCACCAGTGGAGAACAGTTCCCAGTCACCTGTGTGTAACCTCCTCCCAGAGTTTGAGAGAGCCAGTCTAAAGGTAGCATCTGGCACTGTGGAGGACTCAGAGAAGGCATGTCTGGCTCCCTCTGTACCTTGGAGAGAAGGCCTGGACCTGGGGGACGGTAGCTTCtggaggacctgggagaggagtcGGGGGAAGAGGCAGGTGGAGGAGCTCTCTAACCCTAGCTCTGAGGAGTATCTGACTGCAGACGAGGGCTCAGACTCAGAGGGCCCAGATGGTCTCAGAGATGGTGGAGACCGGAGGAGAGACTCAGGATCCTCTAGCGCATCTTACAAATCAACGGAAGGAGACACCGCTAAGGACACAATTCTGATGACTGACACCCCTACAAGACGAAGACAGGAACTGTTTATGGATGG GGAATTTCCCACCAAGTTGGACAGTGAGGTCCTGTCTGCAATGAATAACATGGAGATTGACCTTGAGAGATACCCTTGCATTACTAAGTGGAAGACCACCATTCTGGCCTATCCCTCTTCACAGAGGCTAAG GTGGCCAAGCCCAAAAAGGAGAAGCTTGACTGGGACACCAAACTGTTCTCCCAGCAGGCTCAGCTTTCACAGCCCAGGCCCCAACACCCAGAGCTGTTACTCCCAGACCATCCTCTGCAGGACCCTATTCCACTCCCCAACCTGA